TTAAAAAGAATACGGTTTACAGCCACATCTAGCGAGCTAATTCCACTGGATTCCCACTTATCAGGAGGCTTCAAATTCGTATTCTTTCATTTTTAACGCTGTTGTTAATTCAATATTTCCCTAAAGATTAACTCACTGTTTCGTCTTTTACAGCTTGCAATATTTCTTTTGACCAAGCTAATAAAAGTTCTGTATCCTTGTCCAAATCGACTTGTGCATGATTTTTTAAAGAAATGAGACGTGTTATAACATCCGTGTCGTAACCCTTTGTAACTGTTGATAATTCATTTAGTTGGGAGATGAATTCAGTATGTTGTAAAAAAACATTCCCTTGAATCGCAAAGCGAGCATTTTTAAATAAATCATGAATCATTTCAGTAGATTTTCCATGTAAATAATTGTGCAGGGTCATGTGATAAATGTTTCCAGCTGTTGAACGGACAAACTTTTTCACATGAGCTGTTGTAATGGCTGTTTTCGAAATAGCTAGCTGCCCATAGATAGTTTTTGTATCATAGATAAACGTAAATAAATCTGCTTTATCCCAAATATTTAAGTCATCCATCCCCCCTACAAAGCCACAAAGTAAATGACGGTCAGGCATCGTTTGAACGACTGCTTCGTATCTTTTTAATTTATCAATAGTTAGTGTATCGAAAATAACAACTACATCAATATCGCTGTCTTCAGTTGCTTCATTGCGAGCGCGACTGCCTTGTAAGCCAATGAATTGGATACTCTCTCCGAATTCATTGAGTAATGTTTC
This genomic window from Pradoshia eiseniae contains:
- a CDS encoding nucleotidyltransferase domain-containing protein → MNKWLQQFKETLLNEFGESIQFIGLQGSRARNEATEDSDIDVVVIFDTLTIDKLKRYEAVVQTMPDRHLLCGFVGGMDDLNIWDKADLFTFIYDTKTIYGQLAISKTAITTAHVKKFVRSTAGNIYHMTLHNYLHGKSTEMIHDLFKNARFAIQGNVFLQHTEFISQLNELSTVTKGYDTDVITRLISLKNHAQVDLDKDTELLLAWSKEILQAVKDETVS